One genomic window of Ammospiza nelsoni isolate bAmmNel1 chromosome 4, bAmmNel1.pri, whole genome shotgun sequence includes the following:
- the CLRN2 gene encoding clarin-2 yields MPGCFKKTLFALASLISFVSFILIVVAMGIPKWMTGKILCKTGADLVNATDPELVKFIGEIYYGLFRGGKIRQCGLGGRRSKFTIFPHMVKKLNTGLHVMIIMFLCVAIFFSLVSFGFCILNAIKVPYRAINGPAGACLWNFLAGGFVVLGVTSFMAAVKLHHLTERIANFRENIFRFVILEERFEDCFWICVASATAHAVNLLLIAISEIHFPKIKTKTEEVNVTAEDIMY; encoded by the exons ATGCCTGGCTGCTTTAAAAAGACATTATTTGCCTTGGCTTCCCTAATAAGTTTTGTGTCTTTTATCTTGATTGTTGTTGCAATGGGGATCCCAAAGTGGATGACTGGAAAGATCCTTTGCAAAACAGGGGCTGATTTGGTCAATGCCACAGATCCAGAGCTGGTCAAGTTCATTGGAGAAATTTACTACGGACTCTTTCGGGGCGGCAAAATACGCCAATGTGGCTTGGGCGGGCGGCGTTCCAAATTCACAA TTTTCCCACACATGGTGAAAAAGTTGAATACAGGCCTGCATGTGATGATCATAATGTTCCTCTGTGTggccattttcttttctctggtCAGTTTTGGATTCTGCATTCTTAACGCAATAAAAGTTCCTTACCGGGCTATTAACGGTCCAGCAGGAGCATGCCTTTGGAACTTCCTTGCAG GTGGATTTGTGGTACTTGGAGTCACCAGCTTCATGGCTGCTGTGAAACTTCATCACCTCACAGAAAGAATTGCCAATTTTCGGGAAAATATCTTTCGGTTCGTTATCTTAGAAGAACGCTTTGAAGACTGTTTTTGGATTTGTGTGGCAAGTGCCACAGCACATGCAGTGAATTTACTGCTAATAGCCATTAGTGAGATTCATTTCCCTAAAATTAAGACTAAAACAGAAGAAGTCAATGTTACAGCAGAGGATATCATGTACTAA